A stretch of the Notamacropus eugenii isolate mMacEug1 chromosome 2, mMacEug1.pri_v2, whole genome shotgun sequence genome encodes the following:
- the MEPCE gene encoding 7SK snRNA methylphosphate capping enzyme isoform X1, with protein sequence MIEMAAEKEPFLVPAPPPPPLKADSSGGGGTLVQPHREASSGELCGGTAQGPSPHTPTISGREGFLAPSPARAGQNPRRSGDPMAQGEAPPPDMEEERRGWGGAEVGTPAPPRQRNGFQPHRPPGTGGNKRRNSCNVGGFKHPAFKRRRRVNSDCDPVLPSNFLLGGNIFDPLNLNSLLDEEVSRALNAETPKSSPLPAKGRDPVEILIPKDITDPLSLNTCTDEAQVVRASPLKTGRKRHRHRGQHHQQQTGGPGGSDPTSSALPPTSTTPSLHGETTPQQLQQRQRSQGRDGPQPYELNTAINCRDEVVSPLLPAPQDPPGTRAAPSAASTTPAPLSSSRHHRKRRRTSSKSESGARASGQGPKEKVRARGGSRHHDHPLPAAGFKKQQSKFQYGNYCKYYGYRNPNCEDGRLRVMRPEWFQGRDVLDLGCNVGHLTLSIACKWGPARVVGVDIDARLIHSARQNIRHYLSEELRLAPQPPEGAQGPEGGKGTAATRKKSCFPASLTASRGPIAAPQVPLDGADASIFPNNVVFITGNYVLDRDELVEAQAPEYDVVLCLSLTKWVHLNWGDEGLKRMFRRIYRHLRPGGILVLEPQPWSSYGKRKTLTETIYKNYYRIQLKPEQFSSYLTSPEVGFSSYELVATPHNSSKGFQRPVYLFHKANSPSH encoded by the exons atgATCGAGATGGCAGCTGAGAAGGAGCCGTTCCTCGTGCCGGCCCCGCCGCCGCCACCCCTCAAAGCTGATTCCAGCGGTGGCGGTGGCACTCTGGTGCAGCCACACCGAGAGGCCTCCTCCGGGGAGCTTTGTGGCGGGACAGCACAGGGACCAAGCCCACATACGCCCACCATATCAGGCAGGGAGGGCTTTCTGGCCCCGTCCCCCGCTAGGGCTGGCCAGAATCCGCGGCGAAGTGGAGATCCGATGGCGCAGGGGGAGGCCCCTCCCCCTGACATGGAGGAGGAGCGAAGGGGTTGGGGCGGGGCCGAAGTAGGGACCCCAGCACCCCCCAGACAGCGCAATGGCTTCCAGCCCCATAGGCCTCCCGGGACCGGTGGGAACAAGAGGAGGAATAGCTGTAATGTGGGTGGCTTCAAGCATCCAGCCTTCAAGAGGCGTAGGCGAGTTAACTCGGACTGCGACCCGGTCTTGCCTTCCAATTTTCTCTTGGGGGGCAATATCTTCGATCCTTTGAATCTGAATAGCCTCTTGGATGAGGAGGTGAGTCGAGCACTCAATGCTGAGACTCCCAAGTCTTCCCCACTGCCAGCGAAGGGGAGGGACCCTGTGGAAATCCTCATTCCCAAGGACATCACCGACCCACTCAGCCTCAATACCTGCACTGATGAGGCCCAAGTGGTTCGAGCCTCACCACTCAAGACTGGTAGAAAGAGACATCGACATCGTGGACAGCACCACCAGCAACAGACTGGGGGACCGGGGGGGAGTGATCCCACCTCCTCTGCGCTTCCCCCAACTTCCACAACTCCCTCGCTGCATGGAGAAACCACCCCCCAGCAGCTGCAACAACGACAGAGGTCCCAAGGCCGGGATGGCCCCCAGCCTTATGAACTGAACACTGCCATCAACTGTAGGGATGAAGTAGTGTCCCCCCTTCTGCCTGCCCCACAGGACCCCCCAGGCACTCGTGCAGCTCCTTCAGCTGCCTCAACCACACCTGCTCCCTTGTCTTCCTCCCGACATCACCGGAAACGCCGTAGGACTTCCAGCAAGTCTGAGTCAGGTGCCAGGGCTAGTGGCCAGGGCCCTAAGGAGAAAGTCCGGGCGAGAGGCGGGAGTCGCCATCATGACCACCCTCTGCCTGCGGCTGGCTTCAAGAAGCAGCAAAGTAAGTTCCAGTACGGAAATTATTGCAAGTACTACGGCTATCGAAACCCAAATTGTGAGGATGGGAGGCTTCGGGTGATGAGGCCTGAATGGTTCCAGGGCCGTGATGTGCTGGACCTAGGCTGCAATGTGGGCCACCTGACGCTAAGCATTGCTTGCAAGTGGGGCCCGGCTCGAGTAGTGGGTGTAGACATCGATGCCCGGCTCATACACTCTGCTCGACAGAACATCCGACATTATCTATCTGAGGAACTTCGTCTTGCACCTCAACCACCTGAAGGAGCCCAAGGACCAGAGGGTGGAAAGGGGACTGCTGCCACCCGAAAGAAGAgctgcttcccagcctccctGACTGCCAGTCGGGGCCCCATTGCTGCACCCCAAGTGCCTCTGGATGGGGCTGATGCCTCCATATTTCCCAACAATGTTGTCTTCATCACG GGTAATTATGTGTTAGATCGAGATGAACTGGTAGAAGCCCAAGCTCCTGAGTATGATGTGGTGCTCTGTCTCAGCCTCACTAAATGGGTGCATCTGAACTGGGGTGATGAGGGATTGAAGCGAATGTTTCGAAGAATCTACCGCCATCTACGACCTGGGGGCATTTTGGTTTTAGAGCCCCAGCCTTGGTCATCCTATGGCAAGAGGAAGACACTCACA GAAACTATCTACAAGAATTATTATCGAATTCAGCTGAAACCTGAGCAGTTCAGTTCCTACCTGACATCCCCTGAGGTTGGCTTCTCCAGCTATGAGCTTGTGGCCACACCCCACAACTCTTCCAAAG GCTTCCAGCGTCCTGTGTACCTGTTCCACAAGGCTAATTCCCCTAGCCATTGA
- the MEPCE gene encoding 7SK snRNA methylphosphate capping enzyme isoform X2, with protein sequence MRPEWFQGRDVLDLGCNVGHLTLSIACKWGPARVVGVDIDARLIHSARQNIRHYLSEELRLAPQPPEGAQGPEGGKGTAATRKKSCFPASLTASRGPIAAPQVPLDGADASIFPNNVVFITGNYVLDRDELVEAQAPEYDVVLCLSLTKWVHLNWGDEGLKRMFRRIYRHLRPGGILVLEPQPWSSYGKRKTLTETIYKNYYRIQLKPEQFSSYLTSPEVGFSSYELVATPHNSSKGFQRPVYLFHKANSPSH encoded by the exons ATGAGGCCTGAATGGTTCCAGGGCCGTGATGTGCTGGACCTAGGCTGCAATGTGGGCCACCTGACGCTAAGCATTGCTTGCAAGTGGGGCCCGGCTCGAGTAGTGGGTGTAGACATCGATGCCCGGCTCATACACTCTGCTCGACAGAACATCCGACATTATCTATCTGAGGAACTTCGTCTTGCACCTCAACCACCTGAAGGAGCCCAAGGACCAGAGGGTGGAAAGGGGACTGCTGCCACCCGAAAGAAGAgctgcttcccagcctccctGACTGCCAGTCGGGGCCCCATTGCTGCACCCCAAGTGCCTCTGGATGGGGCTGATGCCTCCATATTTCCCAACAATGTTGTCTTCATCACG GGTAATTATGTGTTAGATCGAGATGAACTGGTAGAAGCCCAAGCTCCTGAGTATGATGTGGTGCTCTGTCTCAGCCTCACTAAATGGGTGCATCTGAACTGGGGTGATGAGGGATTGAAGCGAATGTTTCGAAGAATCTACCGCCATCTACGACCTGGGGGCATTTTGGTTTTAGAGCCCCAGCCTTGGTCATCCTATGGCAAGAGGAAGACACTCACA GAAACTATCTACAAGAATTATTATCGAATTCAGCTGAAACCTGAGCAGTTCAGTTCCTACCTGACATCCCCTGAGGTTGGCTTCTCCAGCTATGAGCTTGTGGCCACACCCCACAACTCTTCCAAAG GCTTCCAGCGTCCTGTGTACCTGTTCCACAAGGCTAATTCCCCTAGCCATTGA